From the genome of Spirulina subsalsa PCC 9445:
CAGATTTGATGAAGCGACACTTGATGTGTTAGCACAGCAATCCTACAATTTGGGTATTTTTACTTTTACAAAGATAGCAAACTCAAAGTCCATTGGCTTATCATCTGGTGAACAGCCATCTCTATGAAAAAATTTATACTTTCCCTTGTCGAACAGTTCCCCAAACTTGCCCAGTTTTATCGGAACAGCCGAGATCAATTAGATCGCAATCAGCCTGCTAAAGACACTCCTTGGGGCTTCAAGTTTGCTGGTCATGAAGAAATGGCTATAGGTACTTTTGAACCAAACGAAACTGGTCTAGTTCGGAATTTACTACAAGATGTTGACATCCTGGTGAATATAGGTGCTAATGTCGGCTACTACTGTTGCCATGCTCTCAGTCTGGGCAAGCCTGTCATAGCAGTAGAGCCCATCACCCGCAATCTACATTATTTAATGCGTAATATTGTGGAAAATGGTTGGGCAAAGCAGGTCGAAATCTTTCCCGTAGCACTTGGGTCTCAGTCCGACATCCTGAAAATCTGGGGAGGGGGGACTGGTGCATCCCTTATTAAAGGTTGGGCTAGCATACCGGAATCTTATGTTACTCAGGTGCCAGTGATGACACTTGATCGGATTCTTTGCACTTCCTTACAGGGTAAACAAGCGCTGATTCTAGCAGATGTTGAGGGTGCAGAGTACGCAATGCTTCAAGGCGCATTAACTACATTGCAAAATAAGCCCAAGCCGATTTGGATGATTGAGATTGGATCGACTTCACATCAACCAAAAGGTATTAAAGTTAATCCCCATTTAATTCCAACTTTTGAACTTTTTTTCAAGTATGGATATACTGCAAAAACTGCCGATTTAGAACAAATGGTAGTTGATATGCAAATGTTGCGTAGGGCGGCGAAAGGAGAATCAAAACTGCCATCTCACAATTTTTTATTTCAGTAAGACATTAAATGACTGTTATACACCAATCACCCAGGAAAGCATCTCGAAACCGATTCAGTGCAACCTCATCCGCATTTTTAGTGCTGGGTATCTTTTCCATCGTTTCTTTTCATATAGACATCTACTTTCCTATTGAGATTTCCATCGCTTCAATGACCTTGGTAATACTTTATTTTATCCGCCAATTCAAAACCAAGCGTCTGGGTATGTTGATGCTCGTATTACTGCTAGTTTACTTACTTCCTTTTATCCATATTCCACCTTATCTATGGTTTGACTTCAATAGCAAACCTTTAATCTTGTGGGGTCTGGCTGTTAACTCATACATGATCGATAGTTCAATTATTGAACTAACAGCAATGTTAGGTGCAGTAGGGGGATTGGGAATGGCTTTTGGTGTTTCCCTTCTTAGGAGCAGATTGATTAGAGATACTGGATTGAACTCTGATGGAAGCCTGCGTTTATTTCGTAGTCTTGCAACGCCTATTTGGCTGACTTGGGTGTTCATTGGCGTAGGTTTATCCTGGCTCAGTGCTCCACAGGAAACCATTTTTACTGCGACATATGCGACATCTGATTCTCTCCTTGGTGGAATAAATTTCAGTTCAGCTTGGATGATGTCCTATGTTATTCTAACCTTTGCTTTCTGTGATAGTCTACTCGACAGAAACCCTATTCGCAAAGCCATAAAACGAAAAATCATTTGGAGTTCTATTGCTCTCGTGGTAGTTTTTCTACAGTTGCTTCGTGGCGATCGGGAGTCAGTATCTTGGGTATTTGCTTTGGCGATTGTTTATTTTTACTGGGCTTCGGCTTTCACCCAGCGGAAAGTCAATATAAAAGTACCTTGGCTTAAATTAGTTTTTTGGGTTTTTGTCCTAGTTTTTGTAAGCATGATCGTAGGTAGCGTACGTCATAGCTTGACCGGAGCAGATTTAGGGCTTGCCACTGATACCATAGGGCAAATATTTACTTCCGATAACTTTGGATTCTCTAGCCTAGTTCACGGAACTTGGTCAGCGGTATTGCTCACTCCTTTGAGTGTAGCTGGAGATCACATCAACAACCTATTACCGCTCAAATGGGGGAAAGATTATCTAAATTTTTTCCTTTCCTTGCCCCCAGGTTTTCTTGCTGATGCATTTGGCTACGTGCGACCTATTGATAGTTTCGCTGGTCCCGCTTGGGAGATGCGCTATGGAATTGGTGGAACCCACGCATCTGTAGTACCTTTCATGAATTTTCGCATGGTGGGGGTTTTCCTGATTACTGCACTCTGGTCATATATTTTTGTCCGCTATGAAAGTTTCGCGATACGAAAGATTTCTGTCATTAATCTAAGCCTGCTGGCAACCATTGTGATGGCTTCCCCACATTGGCTTTGGTACGGAGAAAAATATGGTATTAATGCTATTATCCTGTGGGTAATATTTTCTTTTGTATATAGAATTTCATTGGGATTGAGTCGTAAACCATTCGGCACTGTGACAGATATTCTCATTAATGCCAAGTATAAAGTAAGTGGCTAAGATTATTGCCCGTATCCGTGGTGGCATTGGCAACCAGATATTTATTTATGCAGCAGCTCGTCGGTTGGAACTGATCAATAATGCAGAACTGGTTTTAGATAGTGTCAGTGGTTTCGTACATGACTTACAATATCGTCAGCACTATCAACTTGACCACTTTCATATTCCTTGCCGCAAAGCAACTCCAGCAGAACGTTTTGAACCTTTTTCTAGAGTAAGGCGTTATCTGAAACGCCAATTGAACCAGCGATTGCCATTTGAGCAACGCCGCTATGTAATACAAGAAAGCATTGACTTTGATCCGCGACTAATCGAGTTTAAGCCACGTGGCACAGTGCATCTGGAAGGCTATTGGCAAAGCGAAGATTATTTCAAGGATATCGAAGCAACGATTCGTCAGGATTTACAAATTCAGCCACCTACCGATCCAACCAACCTCGCCATAGTACAACATATTCACCAACACACTTCTGTTGCTGTACATATCCGCTTTTTTGACCAGCCAAATGCAGACACCATGAATAATGCCCCTAGCGATTACTACCACCGTGCGGTAGAGGCGATGGAAACCTTTGTCCCAGGTGCCCATTACTACTTGTTTTCAGATCAACCTGAAGCAGCAAAATCACGTATTCCCCTTCCGGATGAGCGTGTGACACTGGTAAACCACAACCGTGGCAACAAATTGGCTTACGCTGACCTGTGGCTAATGACTCAGTGTCAGCATTTTATTATTGCCAACAGCACATTTAGTTGGTGGGGGGCATGGCTAGCAGAAAATCAAAAAAAACAGGTGATCGCTCCAGGATTTGAGAAACGAGAAGGTGTAAGTTGGTGGGGGTTTAAAGGCTTGTTACCAAAGCAGTGGATAAAGTTGTGAAAATCATGATAGTTGGAGCTTGGCAATGGCTTCAATATGAGGACGCTTTTGCTAAGGGATTAAAAAAATATGGAGTAGAAGTTATTCCTTTCTCAACAAGTCATTTTTTTAATGGCTTGTTGGGTCATTATCAGTTAAAACTCCCTTTACGTGGACCAGCATTAAGTCAACTTAATCAATGCTTGACTAACGAAATTACAATAAAATCTCCGGACTCAGTATTATTCTGGCGTCCTACTCATATTTTACCAGGCACCTTAAAAAAAATTCAAAACTTAGGTATATCCACTATTTCTTACAACAATGATGACCCATTTTCTCAACGAGCAAGTGCTAAGTTTCCTTGGCATTACCACTGGCTTTGGTCACACTATCTAAAGTGTTTACCCTACTTTGATTTTAATTTTTTTTACCGATCAGTCAATTGTGATGAAGCGCGTGCCTATGGAGCACGCCACACAGAATTACTCATGCCATATTTTTTGCCCTGGCAAGATCAACCCGTTACTCTAACGAAAACAGAATATGAGCAATTTGCTACCGATGTGGTCTTTGTTGGTCATTATGAGCCTGATGGTAGAGAATATAGTATTTACAAGTTAATCAAGTCTGGAATACAGGTAAAAATATGGAGTGGATCTAATTGGGGTAGAGCTTTACCCCAAGAATATTACAAAAAAAATGGATCGATTTATCCAGCTTTAGGTGATAACTATACCAAAGCTCTTTGTGGGGCTAAAATATGTTTAGCATTCTTGTCAAAGCTAAACCGTGATACCTATACTCGGCGATGTTTTGAGATTCCGGCTTGTGGTCAACTAATGCTAGCTGAACGCACCGATGACTTGCGTCGGCTCTTCCAAGAAGACAAAGAAGCCTGTTTTTTTTCCTCTGATGAAGAATTACTTAGCAAAGTGCAATGGCTGCTTGATAATCCTAAAATCCGCCATCAGATTGCTTGGGCTGGTCAAAAACGTGTATGGGCTGATGGTCATGATGTTTACTCTAGAGTAAAAGAGTTCTTGAATGTAATTCATAAAAAACAGAAAGATGGTTGCTGAACCCATTCGATTCACTAAAGCTAAAAACTTGATTGCAAGTTTCATAACCTCTGATTTAATAGGATGGATAATAGGTAATATATTTAGGGATAATATTCCATCTCATAACTTGCCAGTTAACATTCAATGGGCTTCTTCTAAAATCAAAGCATCTATCTTTTTTAGAATTTATGAAAGTGCAGAAATAAAATTCATAAAACAATACCTTCCGTATAATATTGATGTTATTGAGCTTGGTTCAAGTCTTGGAATTTTATCTTCTCATATAGCTACACAGATTACTGATAACCATCGATTAGTATGTGTTGAAGCTAATCCAAAACTTTTAGATAGCATTGAATCTAATCTCCAACTCAATGCGAAACACTTGCTTACATACAACATAGTCAATGCGGCAATTGATTACAGAGGGAAAGATGAGATCGACTTTTTTCTTGGTGATCAAACTACAACTTCTTCTACTACCCAAATAACCGAACAAAAACAGGCAATCAAGTCAACCACTCTTAGTCAAATCGTTAAAAATTTTAATTTTAAAAAATATGCTTTAGTAATGGACATTGAAGGTGCAGAAATTGACCTCTTTCTCTATGAAACTGAAGTGCTTAAACAATGTGATTTAATCATTGCCGAATTACATGAAGGAAGATCGCTAGTCAGTGGTGTTTTCATGTCAGTTAATGATTTAATTCAATTAATTAGTACACGTGGATTTGCACTATCAAAACAACGTGGAAGTGTTGTTTTTTTTGAAAAATCAAAAATCATGATATGATTAGTAGATATTCTTTTAAAAAAGTTCACTGGTTTGCTGTTCAACCCACTCCTTATAATGATTTTCTTTTTGAGACAATAGATGTATCAAACATCTGTAATCTGATAGTTCACTATAGATTTAAACTTCTCTCGTCTCATCCGTGGATTTCAGAGCTTGCAAGAAAATATTCAGCTTTTTATTATTCAACTTGGTTAGGGATCGATTGGGCAAGTATCATGCTGCCCTTTCTAGAACCTACGGCAGTTTTTGTAATTGCTGGATGGGATCATCCTACTACTATTATTTTACTTTCTTTATTAAATATTCTCAATCGCCAATATGTGATTTGGACGGATACCCCCGATCTTCAGAAATTTAGACCTTCTATCCAATCCTTCCTAAGAGAAACTTGGTTAAAGTGGGTTTTTTCCCATGCTCTACAGGTATGGGGAACTGGCGTGCCAGGAACACTTGCTCTAAAGCAAATGGGAGTCCCTGAAGACCTAATTAAAGTTTTTCCGTTCTGGGTCGATTTAAAGGCTTTCAACAATATTAAGAACGTTCAAACATCTAAAGATGTCATCCGATTCATTAGCTCAGGGAGGTTAATTAATCAGATTAAAGGACATGATTTAGCTTTGCGAGCTTTGGCTAAAGCAATGCAGGGAAAGTGTCAAAAATGGGAATATATTTTAGTGGGTAGCGGATCAGATGAAAATGCCATCAAAAAACTGGCAAGTGATTTAGAAATAACTAACTGTGTAACCTTTACTGGATGGCTAGAGCCTACTGACTTACGCAATCAGTATCTTCGTTGTCACGTATTGATTCATCCTTCTCCCGTCCATGATCCGTTTCCCAATGCTGTTTTAGAAGCTATGGCTGCAAGCTTGGTTGTTATGGGTTCGGATGTATGTGGTTCAGTTATCGATAGGATTGAATCTGGAAAAAATGGATTTATTCATGAGGCTGGAAATTGGCTACAGTTAGCAGAACAAATTGAATTTATCATCGATAACCCGGCTTTATTAACAGAGTTAAGTCATCAAGCTAGAGTTACAGCAGAGTGTTGGCCTGTTGAGCGTGGCTTGAAAATAATTGAAGAACTTTTTAGTTAATAGGATTAAAAGTTAGCCTAATGTTTAAAAACTATAGAGAAAGAAAGATATACATTAGCTTTTATATTAATAGTTTATGTGTGGTCTAATCGGCATTGCTTCCTCCAGTCGCCAACCCAAGCACACTTGGCTCACTATTGCTCGTGACGCTCTGACCCACCGTGGTCCAGACGATGCTGGTGAGTGGTGGTCAAATGATGAACGGGTGGGTCTAGCACACCGACGTTTGTCCATTCTTGACCTGTCTCCTTTGGGTCATCAGCCTATGCACTTGGCTCAACAGGGACTCTCTATTGTTTTTAATGGTGAAATCTACAATTTCACTGAACTGCGGCAATATCTAGAGCAAAGGAGACATCGTTTCTGCTCTCAGAGCGACACTGAGGTACTGTTGGCTGCCTATGCAGAATGGGATACAGATTGTCTCACAAGGCTTAATGGGATGTTCGCCTTCGCTCTTTACGATGCTCGTAAAGAGCGGATTTTTCTCGCTCGCGATCGCGCAGGAGAAAAACCCCTCTTCTATCGGCTAGAAGGTGACACACTTTATTTCGCCTCGGAGCTAAAGGCACTACTCGCCCACCCATCGCTACCCCGGCGTATTGACCCCGAAGCCCTAGATTGTTATCTAGCTATGGGCTTTGTACCAGGTGATCGCTGCATCCTACAGGGCTACCGCAAACTGCCGCCAGCCCATGCAATGACCTTCGATCTCCATCAAGGTAACATTAACATCTGGTGCTACTGGCAGTTACCAGAACTAGATCCTGATGCCTCAACCATTGATCCAGTCCGACTTGTCGATGAACTAGAAACCCTCCTAGAAGATGCTGTCGGACGACAACTAATGGCGGATGTCCCAGTAGGCATTCTACTCAGTGGAGGGGTCGATTCTAGCCTGATAACCGCCATGGCAGTGCGCCAATCGAGTCAGGTGCGTACCTTTAGTATCAGCTTTCCTGGTCACGGCAAGCTGGACGAAAGCTCCCACGCCCGATTAATCGCTCAGTATTTCAACACGGAACACACTGAACTGGTAGCCGAACCAACCACGGCTGATCTGTTACCCGTTCTAGCCCACCAGTTTGACGAGCCTATGGTAGATTCTTCTATGTTCCCAACCTGGCTAGTCAGTCATTTAGTCCGCCAACATTGTACTGTAGCACTGGGGGGAGATGGTGGAGACGAACTATTTGGCGGCTATGAGCATTATAGCCGTCTGTTGTGGATGCAGGATAAACTAGCTCACCTTCCGTACTTTGTACGACGGAACACTGCCCACATGGCCGAGAAACTGCTCCCCGTGGGAGTGAAGGGTCGAAACTACCTACAAGGGCTAGATGTAGATATTAACTCCAGCCTGCCGCTAATTGCTAGCTACTTCGATCGCACCACGCGCCGCAACCTTCTGCGTAGTTATGGAGAGGCTACCTTTGTAGCCGAGTCTATCCGTGAAGCA
Proteins encoded in this window:
- a CDS encoding alpha-1,2-fucosyltransferase, whose product is MAKIIARIRGGIGNQIFIYAAARRLELINNAELVLDSVSGFVHDLQYRQHYQLDHFHIPCRKATPAERFEPFSRVRRYLKRQLNQRLPFEQRRYVIQESIDFDPRLIEFKPRGTVHLEGYWQSEDYFKDIEATIRQDLQIQPPTDPTNLAIVQHIHQHTSVAVHIRFFDQPNADTMNNAPSDYYHRAVEAMETFVPGAHYYLFSDQPEAAKSRIPLPDERVTLVNHNRGNKLAYADLWLMTQCQHFIIANSTFSWWGAWLAENQKKQVIAPGFEKREGVSWWGFKGLLPKQWIKL
- a CDS encoding glycosyltransferase family 4 protein, whose translation is MISRYSFKKVHWFAVQPTPYNDFLFETIDVSNICNLIVHYRFKLLSSHPWISELARKYSAFYYSTWLGIDWASIMLPFLEPTAVFVIAGWDHPTTIILLSLLNILNRQYVIWTDTPDLQKFRPSIQSFLRETWLKWVFSHALQVWGTGVPGTLALKQMGVPEDLIKVFPFWVDLKAFNNIKNVQTSKDVIRFISSGRLINQIKGHDLALRALAKAMQGKCQKWEYILVGSGSDENAIKKLASDLEITNCVTFTGWLEPTDLRNQYLRCHVLIHPSPVHDPFPNAVLEAMAASLVVMGSDVCGSVIDRIESGKNGFIHEAGNWLQLAEQIEFIIDNPALLTELSHQARVTAECWPVERGLKIIEELFS
- the asnB gene encoding asparagine synthase (glutamine-hydrolyzing), yielding MCGLIGIASSSRQPKHTWLTIARDALTHRGPDDAGEWWSNDERVGLAHRRLSILDLSPLGHQPMHLAQQGLSIVFNGEIYNFTELRQYLEQRRHRFCSQSDTEVLLAAYAEWDTDCLTRLNGMFAFALYDARKERIFLARDRAGEKPLFYRLEGDTLYFASELKALLAHPSLPRRIDPEALDCYLAMGFVPGDRCILQGYRKLPPAHAMTFDLHQGNINIWCYWQLPELDPDASTIDPVRLVDELETLLEDAVGRQLMADVPVGILLSGGVDSSLITAMAVRQSSQVRTFSISFPGHGKLDESSHARLIAQYFNTEHTELVAEPTTADLLPVLAHQFDEPMVDSSMFPTWLVSHLVRQHCTVALGGDGGDELFGGYEHYSRLLWMQDKLAHLPYFVRRNTAHMAEKLLPVGVKGRNYLQGLDVDINSSLPLIASYFDRTTRRNLLRSYGEATFVAESIREARIPGETDLLQRATRMDFHNYLAEDILVKVDRASMLNSLEVRAPFLDYRLIEFAFGKVPSHLKATISDKKILLKHLTNRVLPPEFDKQRKQGFSIPMAEWLKSGLFRELFWDTLSSPDCLFDKKTVQNLLKGQDQGRSNGERLFALVQFELWRKTYNTSL
- a CDS encoding CgeB family protein, yielding MDKVVKIMIVGAWQWLQYEDAFAKGLKKYGVEVIPFSTSHFFNGLLGHYQLKLPLRGPALSQLNQCLTNEITIKSPDSVLFWRPTHILPGTLKKIQNLGISTISYNNDDPFSQRASAKFPWHYHWLWSHYLKCLPYFDFNFFYRSVNCDEARAYGARHTELLMPYFLPWQDQPVTLTKTEYEQFATDVVFVGHYEPDGREYSIYKLIKSGIQVKIWSGSNWGRALPQEYYKKNGSIYPALGDNYTKALCGAKICLAFLSKLNRDTYTRRCFEIPACGQLMLAERTDDLRRLFQEDKEACFFSSDEELLSKVQWLLDNPKIRHQIAWAGQKRVWADGHDVYSRVKEFLNVIHKKQKDGC
- a CDS encoding FkbM family methyltransferase, translated to MVAEPIRFTKAKNLIASFITSDLIGWIIGNIFRDNIPSHNLPVNIQWASSKIKASIFFRIYESAEIKFIKQYLPYNIDVIELGSSLGILSSHIATQITDNHRLVCVEANPKLLDSIESNLQLNAKHLLTYNIVNAAIDYRGKDEIDFFLGDQTTTSSTTQITEQKQAIKSTTLSQIVKNFNFKKYALVMDIEGAEIDLFLYETEVLKQCDLIIAELHEGRSLVSGVFMSVNDLIQLISTRGFALSKQRGSVVFFEKSKIMI
- a CDS encoding FkbM family methyltransferase, translating into MKKFILSLVEQFPKLAQFYRNSRDQLDRNQPAKDTPWGFKFAGHEEMAIGTFEPNETGLVRNLLQDVDILVNIGANVGYYCCHALSLGKPVIAVEPITRNLHYLMRNIVENGWAKQVEIFPVALGSQSDILKIWGGGTGASLIKGWASIPESYVTQVPVMTLDRILCTSLQGKQALILADVEGAEYAMLQGALTTLQNKPKPIWMIEIGSTSHQPKGIKVNPHLIPTFELFFKYGYTAKTADLEQMVVDMQMLRRAAKGESKLPSHNFLFQ